The following DNA comes from Emys orbicularis isolate rEmyOrb1 chromosome 13, rEmyOrb1.hap1, whole genome shotgun sequence.
ggggctgccccGGGCTCCAAGCGCCGGCCCGAGCAGGGGAAGCACAAAAAGCGGCGCAAACACCTGCGCCGGAAGCAGGAGGAGGCGTCGGAGGAAGAGAACGAAGCAGAGCGGGAGCCGTGAGTGTAGCCTCCACGGGATCccagggggtggagcggggggacAGTCCCCACACTGGGGGTCCCTGGAGCTGGCTAATGCCCTGACTGTGGTCTCTCACCCTTCCCCGGGTGCAGTGAGCCGTCCTCGGAGGGGAAGGACTCAGAGGACGAATGGGACCGCAGCGAGCGAGAGCGTCTGCAGGACCTGGAGGAGCGCGATGCCTTCGCCGAACGGGTCAAGCGCAAGGACAAGGAGAAGACCAGGAACATCCTGGAGCGTTCGGACAAGAAGGTCAGAGCCTGTCCCTGCGGCCAGCATCcgtcccccaccccaaccctgcagCTGGGACCCTTCCTGAGCCCTTCCCGTATGTCCTACAACTGGGATCCCTCTCTagccccctacctccctctgCCAGGATGCCTCCCCGGGATTCCTCTCTGCTCTGAACATCCCCCTCCACTGCCACAGTCTTGGGATCCCATCTCTGACCCACCCCACCCGCTGCCAGGATCCTATCCCAGGattccaccccccacacacacattgctaGGATCCCTTCCTGAGTCCCCGATGCCACCTGCCTCTCCCGTGTTGTGCTCTTACTGCTGGATTTCTTCCCTGAAGGGGTGATTGTGAAccccacaagcgctggagggagcagagccagagggcagggatttgtggggaggaggagaaaattcCAAGTTTATAATCAAGTTGGGGAGCCCCTCCTGGAAATTCCTGGACCCTTCCCGCTAGGGAGTCTGTCTGCAGCCCGGCCTACTTCATTGGGGGGCCAGCTGGGGTCTGCTttaggggaggggaaggactgTCTACACAACCTGATCAgtgtctcttccccctcctgtTGTTGGACGCAGGCCTACGAAGAGGCGCAGAAGCGACTGAAGATGGCAGAAGAGGACAAGAAAACCATGGTGAGAGCTTTGTATTTCTCCTACCGTATTTCTGTCTCGCCTCCTGGCTGATCGGAGCTGTACAGacccatctagctcagtatccctctctgctttccacccTAGATCAGATCAGtggggtccatctagcccagtatccaggcCCTAACTCCctactggggatagaacccaggagtccggactcccagcccccctgctcccctcccagagctggggaatagaacccaggagtcttgactccagctccctctgctctaacctattagaccccactcccctcataGAGCTGGGGcaagaacccaggggtcctggcttCCCAGCCAGtgccctcagcccctctccatcccccccagaTCCCAGAGCTGCGGAAGAAGTCGCGCCGGGAGTACCTGGCCAAGCGGGAGCGGGACAAGCTGGAGGACCTGGAGGCGGAGATTGTGGACGAGGAGCACTTGTTCTCGGAGCTGGAGCTGACGACGGCCGAGCAGCGGGAGCTGGAGTACAAGCGCCGGGTGCGCGACCTGGCCAAGGACTACAAGCGGGCGGGCGAGCAGGAGAAGCTGGAGAAGAGCAGCCGCTACTACATGCCCGAGGAAAGCCGTGGCAAGGTACCCACCGCGGGGAGTgtgggggagctgtgggaaggtacccaacacgggggggggggggggcgctctctgAGGGAGAGCATGGCAGGGGAGCACTCTGGGGGAGCTGTGGCAAGGTacctgctgtggggctggggaattGGTAAGACCGGAGGTGGGGGTCTTCCTGGTAGTACCCTGCCTAGGGGCCAGTGAAGCATGTGATCTGCAGGGGGTAGCCCCGTAGAAAGTTGGGGCAGGTGTCCTTGCccaggggctggggagatggaaggagggggacagcgggggcgtgggagtccctgcgGCAGGAGAGTGACCCACTTGAGAACGCCCGCTGGGGGTGAAGGAAGGGGGTTAGGACCCGGCAGGGTGACGGGTCCGTGCCCTGTGAGCGTTCCCTGGGGTGGTCCCCTTGTTGGGAGGAAGGAGGGTTGGCATTAGCAGCATGGCTGGCTGGGCCAGCGTCATACCGGGGTGGGGAACATCCCCCTTGGGGCTGGTTGTACTGAACTGTGGGGGGATCTCCCGGGGAAGGGCCAGTTTCGGGCTGGCGAAAGGGGCAGGATTGTGGTGGGGACTCAAATCTGGACCCCCTGCAGCTTGGGCTGTGACCCCTCCTGCCCTGCCGTCTCCCGTGCTCCAGTCTGGGGGTGACCCCTGAAGGCTGACCTGCAGCCCACGCGCAGCCGGGGTTGATGTCAGACtttccccagagctgggctctccctggccctgcccccgcgGCGTCCCCTGTGCCGTGActcaacccccacccctcccccggcagAAGATCCCCGACCGCTACGAGGAGCCGGTGGCGGACGAGCGCGCCACGCCGCGGGACGAGCAGCGGCGCTGGGAGGAGGATCACATCGGGGCGGCTGCCCTGCGCTTCGGGGCCCGCGATGCCGGCCAGCGCCACCCTGGCAAGGACTACGAGTTTGTGCTGGAGGAGGACGAGATGATCCACTTCGTCAGCGCTGTGCATATGCAGGGCACGGCCCAGGGCAAGGTGAGAAATGGGGGCTGGGTCCTTCCCCTGTAGGGGGCGCCAGCTCTGATCCGGCCCTAGGGCAgtggactggctggctcggggggtggggaatgggacatgaggcctttcccctctaggggtcgCTGGCTCCAATTCGGCCCCACGCTGGGGGCCTGGGGAATGGGACCTGGGGcccttcccctctagggggcatcagctctgatccagcccagctggggggattggctggcttgggggtggggcatAGGATGTTCATTCCCATGTAGATGTAACAAGTCACCAGGtctcagcccagcccccagcagggCAGCCGTCCCATTCCCAaaccccttccctccacccaTTTTCCGAGCAAGGGAGGCTGAGAGCTGAACAGGCCGTGGTGCtgagctcccctctgccccctagAGGGGGATCCCAGCACTGAGGATGCCCACGGGCAGGGGACGCTGTATGGGTTGAGCAAAAAAAAGGGgccttcccagccccctctctCACCCCAACCTGCGTCTCGTGGTCCTCTCTGGCACCGGGAGGACTGAGAACTCTATGGGATTGACTCCCGTTTGGGGATCCAGCGGCTGTCCCCCCGGCCCAGGTGGAGGGACGGGTGGCTGAGCCGATGGTGTCCCATCCCCCTGCTCAGGAGGAGAAGTCGGAGCTGTCAGAGGCGGCGCGGAGGAAGCTGTCCATGCAGGAGGTGCGGCGCAGCCTGCCCGTCTACCCCTACCGCCAGGACCTGCTGGCAGCCATCGCCGAGCACCAGATCCTCATCATCGAGGGGGAGACGGGCTCCGGAAAGACCACGCAGATCCCCCAGTACCTGTACGAGGAGGTAACGGCGTGGCAggacaggggctgggaggggaggggagactctTCTCTCCTAGTTAGTGCTGACCccagtgctagggggcgctgtgctgcagggagcaggctgggaggctcagtagggggcgctgtttCCCCACGATCAGTGCTGGCTGCAATGCAGTGGGGTGGCACTAGGTGGCATTGTGccacagggagtggggtgggaggtcCAGCAGGGGGTGTTCTCCCCTCACAttcagtgctgaccccagctgcacccctccccagaggtggctgcatctccgcACTGGGCAAGCGATCCCTGTGCAGCGTGACGGTGAGGCTGTTATcaggctgccccaccccagaaaaggCTGCATTTCTGCTCTGGCAGCTGCTCCCGGGGAATTTCCATCCGATCCCTGGACCGTCTCGTTTCCTTTGTTAGGGCTACACAGAGAAGGGGATGAAGATTGGCTGCACCCAACCCAGACGAGTGGCGGCCATGAGCGTCGCGGCCAGAGTCTCTCAGGAAATGGGAGTTAAGCTTGGTAACGAGGTATGTGACTGGTGGGTTGGTTATCCCCTTCCCCGCTTGCTTGAGCCAGAAGCAGCCCCCTTAGAAAGGACAGGCCCCAtgtcctttctcccacccccttGGCTAGCCAGTCCccttgccctggggctggatcagagccagtgccccctagatGGGAAAGGTCCCATGTCCCATTCCTCACTCCCCTGAGCCAACTAGTCCCCCTGCCCTCAGACCAGCTGGGAGCTAATGCCCCATGGAGGGAAAAGGCCCTTGTCGCTCTCCTTGTGACTACAATTAACTGGGTCCATTCctgtgaccccctcccacacccggcCAACAGgtatcccctccacccccacccaccagaGATGTGGGAGGTCTCCTTGTTTCTCTTCGGCTCCCCCATGTGGTCAAAGCCGGGCCTCCACTGGAGTTGACTGCAGGCAGAAGCAGCTCACTGTAAAACAGTGCCCCGAGCGGGACCGTGGAGCGCTCTCATTGGCCGACGGGTGCCAGCCACGCTGCTTTCGTATTGGCCGGTGGTTTAGCGGTAGCTCGGGCTAATCCCTCCCGCCTGGCaggtgggctacagcatccgctTTGAGGACTGCACGTCGGAGCGCACGCTGCTCAAGTACATGACGGACGGCATGCTGCTGCGGGAGTTCCTGACCGAGCCCGACCTCTCCAGCTACAGGTGAGCCTCGCTGGGGGGCTgcacggggcagggctgggacactCTCCCCCGGCAGTCAGTACTGGCACCAATACCCCAATGTGGCTCTAGGGGGTGtcgtgctgcagggggcggggctgggacgcTCTCCCCCGGCAGTCAGTACTGGCACCAATACCCCATTGTGGCTCTAGGGGGCGCcatgctgcaggggcggggctgggacgcTCTCCCCCGGCAGTCAGTACTGGCACCAATACCCCAATGTGGCTCTAGGGGGTGTcgtgctgcagggggtggggctgggacgctctcccctggcagtcagtacTGGTACCAATACCCGATTGTGGCtttagggggcgctgtgctgcaggggcagggctgggacgctctcccctggcagtcagtacTGGCACCAATACCCGATTGTGGCTCTAGGGGGTGtcgtgctgcagggggcggggctgggacgctctccccggcagtcagTACTGGCACCAATACCCGATTGTGGCtttagggggcgctgtgctgcagggagcagggccgtTCCTgatgcactcacacacacaccctctccccctCGCGCAGCGTGATCATCATAGACGAGGCCCATGAGCGCACTCTCCACACCGACATCCTGTTCGGCCTGATCAAGGACATCGCCCGGTTCCGCCCGGCGCTCAAGGTGCTGATCGCCAGCGCCACCCTGGACACCGAGCGCTTCTCCACCTTCTTCGACGACGCACCCATCTTCCGCATCCCCGGGCGCCGCTTCCCTGTGGACATCTTCTACACCAAGGTCTggggggggaagatgggggggCCCCTCGAGGGCAGAATGGGGGGCAGCATGGCGTAATCGCTGGCTGCGggaaggtggggggtggggcgttTTGGCAGGATCGTTGTGGGTGGAGGGGTTCTGGGGAAGAATAGAGAAGATTGTGGCCAGGagggggaggtatggggggggagtattgtggggaggggaagcatgACCTAGCGGGGAGGCGtggccaggagggggcagtgtgggggacacccaggaggagaggtggtgtgGGGAGAGTATTTTTTCGGTGGGAGGAGTGGAAGCATGACCCAAGGGAAGGCATGGAGGGACTGTtaagggggttctggggggtggggaggagaaggagtgGCTAGGATGGGGCAGCatgaccaggaggaggtgggtCGGAAACATGAcgtggccagcagggggcaacATGGAGAGATCTGGGAGAGCAGGGTGTGGGGCCTACATGAGACAGGCAGCCAGGGAGCCGAGCAAGCCCGAGAGGAGGGCTCCAGGGGCCGGTTGGAGGGGGGAcagggtggggcctggggagcAGCATCTGAACGTTGAGGGAGGGGGGCGAGGAAGGCTCCAGTCAcgccgtggggcagggagtggcggGAGCTGAGCTCTGACCCCGGTCTGACCCCTCTCTAGGCCCCCGAGGCCGATTACCTGGAGGCCTGCGTGGTGTCAGTGCTGCAGATCCACGTCACCCAGGCGCCCGGCGACATCCTGGTCTTCCTCACTGGCCAGGTAAGTGCCTGCTCCCGCCCCCTACagggcctggccccaccccctgcagtgtCTGACCCTCACCCCACCTTTGGCTCCGCCCCCTGCAGGAGGAGATCGAGGCCTGCTGCGAGATGCTGCAGGAACGCTGCCGCCGCCTGGGCTCCAAGATCCCCGAGCTGCTGGTGTTGCCCATCTACGCCAACCTGCCCTCCGACATGCAGGCCAAGATCTTCGAGCCCACCCCGCCCGGGGCCCGGAAGGtgaggggtggggtagggaggggCTTCAAGCTccaggggtggggcttgggggtgtAGGGATGCAGGGGAAGTGCTTACACCTCTGGGGCGGGACTTCGGGGGGATAGATGGGCTTGGGCGTGGCCTATGGGGAGGGGTTTGAGGTTGAGGGAGGGGCTGTGAGCTCTGGGGCATGGCTTCAGGAGTAGCTGATTTAGTGAGCTGGGAGCATGGCTTTTGGGGTAGATGGGCTTGTAGGAGGAGCTTAGAGGTCTGGGGGTGTGGTTTTGTGGGTAGATTGCTTAGAGGATGGGATTTAGCTCTCTGGGGGCGTGACTTCAAGGATAGCTCGGTTTATGGGAGGGGCTTAGTGCTTTGTGGGCATGGCTACATGGGGTAGATGGCTGAGTGGGTGGGGCTTACAGCTCCAGAGGTGTGGCTTCAGGGGTaggtggctggggaagggatgggatgaaaGCGAAGTTTGTATGTGTGGTTGGGGCAGCAAGGGAGGAGCTTTTGAAGGGGCGGGACTATGAAGAGGAGGAGCTGTGGAAGGGGCGGTGCTTAGGTGCAtacactcctcccccacagtccctgctCAGCAGCTGTGACTGATTGAGGCCCAGGGGACCAGCCTGTCCAGCCCAGGCCACCGCACAGGGGGACCCCAGGGTGTCTTCTGTGGGCCAGGGCTGGCTGACGAGGTGTCTCCCCACCCCTCGCAGGTCGTCGTGGCGACTAACATCGCAGAGACCTCGCTGACTATTGATGGGATCATCTATGTCATTGACCCGGGGTTCTGCAAGCAAAAGAGCTACAATGCCCGCACAGGCATGGAGTCCCTGATCGTCACACCTTGCTCCCGGGTATGGGACCCACCGCCCTAGGGGTACAGCgcccgccccaaccccctgccccccaaccaccccccttGGGGTACAGCACCCGCCCGGCCTGGAGTCCCTGATTGTCACACCCTGCTCCTGGGTATGGGACCCCCCCTGGCCCCCTACCACCGCCATCAGGGTACAGCGCCTGCCCCGAGCCCCTGCCTCCCTACCACGCCCCTCGGGGTACAGCACCCGCACCGGCATGGAGTCCCTGATCATCACGCCCTGCTCCTGGGTACgggacacaccccccccccggggtacAGCACCTGCCAcgaccccccacctcctccctcaggGTACAGCACCTACCCTAGCATGGAGTCCCTGATCGTCATGCCCAGCTCCCGGGtatgggaccccctgccccacaaccaCCCCCCTCGGGGTACAGCACCCGCCCCGACCCTCTGCCTCCCAAC
Coding sequences within:
- the DHX16 gene encoding pre-mRNA-splicing factor ATP-dependent RNA helicase DHX16 isoform X1, which produces MAALERWVSGELHALLGLSERHVVGFLLGLARRSRSPEELLNRLEETETLRVSEPAVRAFAQRLWEQIPRSAPQERPGRVAEREALAMQQKNRSYQLLEDSEEEEGDGGAAPGSKRRPEQGKHKKRRKHLRRKQEEASEEENEAEREPEPSSEGKDSEDEWDRSERERLQDLEERDAFAERVKRKDKEKTRNILERSDKKAYEEAQKRLKMAEEDKKTMIPELRKKSRREYLAKRERDKLEDLEAEIVDEEHLFSELELTTAEQRELEYKRRVRDLAKDYKRAGEQEKLEKSSRYYMPEESRGKKIPDRYEEPVADERATPRDEQRRWEEDHIGAAALRFGARDAGQRHPGKDYEFVLEEDEMIHFVSAVHMQGTAQGKEEKSELSEAARRKLSMQEVRRSLPVYPYRQDLLAAIAEHQILIIEGETGSGKTTQIPQYLYEEGYTEKGMKIGCTQPRRVAAMSVAARVSQEMGVKLGNEVGYSIRFEDCTSERTLLKYMTDGMLLREFLTEPDLSSYSVIIIDEAHERTLHTDILFGLIKDIARFRPALKVLIASATLDTERFSTFFDDAPIFRIPGRRFPVDIFYTKAPEADYLEACVVSVLQIHVTQAPGDILVFLTGQEEIEACCEMLQERCRRLGSKIPELLVLPIYANLPSDMQAKIFEPTPPGARKVVVATNIAETSLTIDGIIYVIDPGFCKQKSYNARTGMESLIVTPCSRASANQRAGRAGRVAAGKCFRLYTAWAYKNEMEETTVPEIQRTNLGNVVLLLKSLGINDLIHFDFMDPPPHETLVLALEQLYALGALNHLGELTKLGRKMAELPVDPMLSKMILASEQYKCSEQILSIAAMLSVNNSIFYRPKDKVVHADNARMNFFLPGGDHLVLLNVYTQWVESAFSMQWCYENFIQFRSMRRARDVREQLEGLMERIEVDLTSSEGDYVPIRKAITAGFFYHTARLTRTGYKTVKHQQTVFVHPNSCLFEEQPRWLIYHELVFTTKEFMRQVIEIDSTWLLEVAPHYYKAKELEDASAKKLPKKVGKTREELG
- the DHX16 gene encoding pre-mRNA-splicing factor ATP-dependent RNA helicase DHX16 isoform X2 — translated: MAALERWVSGELHALLGLSERHVVGFLLGLARRSRSPEELLNRLEETETLRVSEPAVRAFAQRLWEQIPRSAPQERPGRVAEREALAMQQKNRSYQLLEDSEEEEGDGGAAPGSKRRPEQGKHKKRRKHLRRKQEEASEEENEAERDEPSSEGKDSEDEWDRSERERLQDLEERDAFAERVKRKDKEKTRNILERSDKKAYEEAQKRLKMAEEDKKTMIPELRKKSRREYLAKRERDKLEDLEAEIVDEEHLFSELELTTAEQRELEYKRRVRDLAKDYKRAGEQEKLEKSSRYYMPEESRGKKIPDRYEEPVADERATPRDEQRRWEEDHIGAAALRFGARDAGQRHPGKDYEFVLEEDEMIHFVSAVHMQGTAQGKEEKSELSEAARRKLSMQEVRRSLPVYPYRQDLLAAIAEHQILIIEGETGSGKTTQIPQYLYEEGYTEKGMKIGCTQPRRVAAMSVAARVSQEMGVKLGNEVGYSIRFEDCTSERTLLKYMTDGMLLREFLTEPDLSSYSVIIIDEAHERTLHTDILFGLIKDIARFRPALKVLIASATLDTERFSTFFDDAPIFRIPGRRFPVDIFYTKAPEADYLEACVVSVLQIHVTQAPGDILVFLTGQEEIEACCEMLQERCRRLGSKIPELLVLPIYANLPSDMQAKIFEPTPPGARKVVVATNIAETSLTIDGIIYVIDPGFCKQKSYNARTGMESLIVTPCSRASANQRAGRAGRVAAGKCFRLYTAWAYKNEMEETTVPEIQRTNLGNVVLLLKSLGINDLIHFDFMDPPPHETLVLALEQLYALGALNHLGELTKLGRKMAELPVDPMLSKMILASEQYKCSEQILSIAAMLSVNNSIFYRPKDKVVHADNARMNFFLPGGDHLVLLNVYTQWVESAFSMQWCYENFIQFRSMRRARDVREQLEGLMERIEVDLTSSEGDYVPIRKAITAGFFYHTARLTRTGYKTVKHQQTVFVHPNSCLFEEQPRWLIYHELVFTTKEFMRQVIEIDSTWLLEVAPHYYKAKELEDASAKKLPKKVGKTREELG